In Citrus sinensis cultivar Valencia sweet orange chromosome 3, DVS_A1.0, whole genome shotgun sequence, the sequence TGAAATCCAGATAAATTACTTTATCTACTTTTCCCAGCTTTTGTTCAACTCAACTTGTACAGTAGACCGCATTTGCTTGAGTTGTATCTGTCAAGCATCATAGTGGCTAATTATTACATTTGCAAGGTGCATGATCTAAAAActtttgaacaaaataaaattgaccAGGGCAGTCGGCACCAAGCTCTGTCTCTTCATCACTGATCACTGTGTGGTTTTTCTtgatatgtttgttaattattatatacacaAATAGATTTGAGTTGTGTCCTAGTCTTGCACTTAATATTCGAGATTGGTgatggatgatgatgatgttgcACTGTATTGATAAGAATGACCCTTGAACCACTTTCATTGTAGCACCTTTAAATTAAAGTCCGCCCGTGAGATTCCAAGCCCTCAAGTTCTGCTTGTGCCTTCtgcttttatctttttccttcATTGTTAGCACTCAGCAGTGGGACTGATgttttcctttcttctttttatttatttaaaaataaataaaaataaaaaataaggcAAGATGGTTCGATGAAAACGCGTCATGTAAATGTAACAAACTCATGATGCTGAGAAAAAGCTGCAAGGGATGATCACAGCGTTGATACTGCAGTTGGTGGATACTTCTGCAAAGCAGGTGCCAGCAATTGACGTCGGGAAAATCTAACGATGGCAAAGTAGCTGGGCCTGAGAAAACTTGAGTCGAGCTAGCATGTCTTTTGTTGGGTTGGTCTTAGCCTGATTTGggttggaattttttttggattagGGCAAAAAGCCtgagtttgttttttttttttcatcatgttttataaatttatagtttataaaattttattttatttttgttaggtTAGACTTTAGAAGTTGGGATTACACGattcaaactttaaatatatattcaaaagtgtattttaattttttaatcatttcttAGGTTTTTGGGTGAAAATATGCTCGGCTTGAAACACCCAATCTCAGGCAGGGCTAGGTTTTTCTGACATCCCTAGGACAatcaaaacaattacaaattaatttgaattaggTTAAGTCTGGTTCGATATTAAAATTGGGtaactgtaacttaaaagctacaatATTAATACGTTTAATAAACTTGAATTGATTTGATCATAcacttgtttgatgaaatacttgtaatatgtttgttatttttcttaaaaattttatttaaaatcatatttactaTACAatatcaacttttattttataattttaattttttttctatacaAGTGTAACTTAAAAGATACAACACTTTAATACCAAATGCAAGCACAAGATGttaatccattttatttatggtTGCTCAATACAACTGAAGAACTCTAACTATTATACATGCTTGTTCAGGAACATTTTTCTATGAatactttatttaaattgtgttaaatttatttggaagAATTTGGGATCCTGCTAACTTACATCATTTGTAACTTTCAACAAACTCAAATGTAATAACCAAAGACCAattgctcttgatttgctaaatgtgtagaagaagaagaagaagtataacaataataacataCTACTAATGATGATGCGCTAGCACAAGCACCTCTGTTCTAGCTCTACTGGTTTAAGATTTTATCAGGAGCCCATAGCCTTGACTCGTCTTGTATATATTTACATGCATTGCAATGGTTGCTCATGTGTGGCTCTGAACGAAgacaacattttatttttatttttatagccTCTTGGGTTGTTTGTTGACACCCTGTTAAGGGTGGCAAAAAGGCCTGGGTCTAAATATGTGTCcaaaaattgtaaaacctACATATGTTGGGCCTGGATAAAGACTTAGCAAAAAAACCCTGACTTGGCCTgggcttttttaatttatgaataaaaaataaatttaatttaaataaaaaactcaaaatattaaattagtttaattttttatatttctatttgttaTTTGATTAGGTTGTATTAATGTATTggactattattttattatatattagataattatcttcaatttggACGGACTTTTGAAGGGCATGGACTTTATTTGAATGATGTGTGCTTGAGTCTGGGCTTTGAAAAGCCGGCCCAAGCCCACAAATTGTCATCCCTACACCATGTCACCACTAAATGATGATATTGTCCCCCCACCTCTTAAAATACCCCATTCCtgtctattttaaaattttgattcttgCTTTAAAGCTATTGTATCactcccctttttttttttttttcaaaggattactattttttccaaaacctatttttctaaaatttatgcCTTTGTGTTAacgaaaaaaaacaaagattaaCCCCTAATTAATGTAGGATATTATATAAAACACCTCAAATGATATATCATTTAGGATACAGTCTTAGTATTATAACTTTCTAAACATGTCattacatttgtttttttttttttcctaaatggGTGGGTTTATattaacttatattttttacaaattttttaaagtcttTGATATCTTTtgcaatataataatatatattgaaagGCAACTCAACATTTAATAATGTTCATTCATTTACCATTGAATTACatcaaattaatgatttcaaatttgtttcatatttttaatcaaaatagtTTAACAATTAATGGGCTAATTATTAGAGTCGTTTTTTAACTTCCCTAGTTCAGTAGATAAGCAATGATGTGCCTgcaaaattagaatataagTATGCATCTAAAATGATTTTGCATGTGATgtatcattcatttattagtattatgaAATGAAAGTCAACTATTACTAAATACGCAATCGTAACTTATTGTATATTAACTTTGTAAacatatcattactcttattaaattttagtgtAAGAAGAGATTCTGACCTTCCAAAGTGTCTAAACTGTACGGTATCCTTGAGATATATTAATCGGACCCATAAAAAGATTATCCTAATTCTTGACTATGTTcagaatatataaattattgttttccaAACAGATTTTGATTGTCTACAAACATGCCCTTGTATTAAGCAAAATTCAAGGCATTAATTGATGGTTACtgaataaaagcaaaaaaaataattagattttctTATGATATAATGTTAGGTTGAGTGATTTTGAAGCTTTATTTGATTGACCACCCCATTTATATTTAAGAAGttatttggttaaaaaaattaatttaaatttaatcataCCATACCTTCAGGAaacaaaagggaaaaaatatgttaacaTTCCTATTAATCATCTAAAAATTGgtgcaaatttctttttatggGATACTTTCTATTTTCCGAGTGGAACATAGTCAATATCAAAGAGTCTGTCAATTTGACAGTATCATTACTTTCTATGTGCGTTAAGAAACATGGTCGAACGTCAAAGAATTATCCAGgtgaatatttaattaaggACTTGATCGAATacaaacaaacacaaataaaagcacaatGCATCGAGCCCCTAAATTTTTGAGCAAGATATTGGACAAAGTTTAAgatttaatatgattatagTCATTCCGGCCAGATAAATAAtccaattaaataagataCTTGTTGGCCTCGTTATTATTCCTTCACAATCACAAGCACAGGAAGCTACAGCGACTGGGGGAGCTGCCACAAACCACAATCGAAATTGTCGAAATGCCAACGGCATCTCCAATTTTCTTCTCAATAATAATTGCCAACTCACAGCAGATGGCTTCTTATCGCAGCAATGAGAATTTTACTTGGATGAACCAAATTTGTGGCCATATGGCTTTCTCTAGTAGGTTCTGTTGTTGCAGGAGCAGTAGAAAGATCAATTTTGATCCGTTGAAGCCATCGAATTcacaaaatctaaataaagaaatattaaaaccTCACAATCTCTCCACTGTTTTCTTACAAAAACACACCACCTGAATTATTTATGAGTTGAGACGGTTGACAAGTTCAGCCGCTATTTGATTAATACCAGGCAACTCACCCTTATATAACATCAATAAATCATAtgaaacaattataatatctaaataaaattatgatataaggaaaaataaaacttagaTCACCAAGTTTGTCCAAACGTGTTGCAAATCCCTCTTAACTTCAATCTGGAGGGTTCAAGACTCTATAGTAGTTGtggaatttttataattatgctGTCTTCAATGGACTTTAATTATATTAGAGTTTGATATGTTTGATTGATTGTACATTTAAATGGACTTCAATTGTATTTGCTTGtgtttgaattatatataatgcTATATAGAGATagattgtttttaatttgggTCAGTGCGATCAATGGAGCTCATCTTTCAAAATCAATCTTACGATCGTACAgatcatgaaaaataaagtctGATAATAGATTTAGTGCCCATTTGAGATTATATTTAGGAggtttaaaagtgattttgtaaagctaaaattaattttggtattttataatttaaaaaaaatcagttttgaTAAAATAGCCCTATCCTATaacagattttgaaaagaaaaaaaaatagtattttaataCATGATTCTAAGAATCAATTTTACACTCATtacactatatatatatatatatatatatatatatatatatataaacgtgcaaacaattttttttcaataatatatacattttattcatttgtattcttacaaaaatataacggcaagatttaccaaattatataaactattttcaaattttataatacttttgaaaataaaattttacctaataattattttaaaaactaggGTATTACCAAACTAACCCTTAATGTGATAAAATGATCTAATAAACGAAAAACACTAATGGAAAGCAGCCACtaatttatttcatgaaaTGTTAGTGGGGGTTTGcagtataataaatataaggaAAATTACCTCTACACTACCCTTTGTTTCTAATCTTGTATTAATCAACTATTTTTACactaaaaataactattttactCGTAAATGGcctaaaaaactattttattctataaaatttttaaaaaataaaaattttttcttgaataaatctcaaaatctaatatgataatttttaaatgaaattataattataaaaaaattaacatcttataaattataatttttgaagagGAAAACTCCCTATAATTATCTTAAACTTccctataattaatattaagaaacttccctatacaaattaaatgaaattataattacaaaaaattaacatgataatttttaaatgaaattataattataaaaaattaacatattaattttgaaatttatttattttattaaactaggggtatatttataatttattttatttttttttaaattttgtaaaagagtcaattttttattgtcaaaataatttattgatacaaatttgataaaggtggtgtaaaaaaagttaaaattttgaggtaattaaatatatatatgacaaaacaaaagtgatggtgagataatttttctaaatataattGAGCAACCTTTAAGAGCTCCCTTCattttcagaaaataaataatggtgCGACCCaatatttgaaacaaaaaaataaataaataaaaaataggaaGGGGGCAGACGCAAAACACAGGGGCATTATTGGTAGTTAACAGTTGTCGTGAGTTTTGTCATTTGCccattgcattattttaagaaGATTTGCAGTGACAAATTTAAACAATGAACTCAACAACATTAATATAACACAAAGACAGGAGGCCCATTCTTCTAGTGGATTTGATTGGAATTTGGAAAAGGAAATCAATCTTCAatctatttttctattaagacaattaaatttaaagtcTGTTTCAGACATTATTTACTTGATGTAGTTTACTTCACCAtcctttcctttccttttcggAGATGGGGtcactttttttctctttgtaaGTTTTAAGAAAAGACATACGCACACAGCAGCTTCCTTAAAGCTgaagcatttctttttttttctctttttggtaTTTGATACACTGAAATCAAATGGGTGTGAGCAGGCCTCAGAAAGCAGCAAATGGAGTTTCTACCAGATGGGTTTATGTTTTCTGCATTGCAAGCTTCTTCTTGGGTGTTGTTGTTATCAACAGGTTCTtcactttctttctctctatctcttgtCATTGCTGAAGATCTTGTCTTTACCTGATCAGCTCTTCTTGGATTGCCTGCTTATTTTTATGGGAGTTCAGAAGCTCTTAATACtttccttttttcattttttaccttttctatatgttactttttccttttgggcCATCATGTTTTCTGCATATcttgtaaaatcataaacaaaaTGCGATCTTTATGAATAGATTTGGCTCTTGCTTTTGCTTCTGGATTCGGTGTCTGTATTCGAAATTAATATTCCGTTCTACTGTTTAAaccattttgcttttttttttttttttcaaatatcactAAAGTGCAGTTGGTGGAAATGGGGGCTGTATAAATTGCAAGATTTGGAGGATTTGTTAATCTGGGCCTGTGTTCCCATAGCTTTCTAGTAATACATAAGGTAGATTTGATGGTGTTGGGCCGTGCACATAATGAGATTCGTCTCATTTAGTAAATTCCTATCCAATCTTGGGAATTTGTTTGCTGCATTAGCGTAccaagtaattttatattttggtggAAGGTTCATGATCCTGAGAAGGAGATATTGTTGCTCTGTGTTGATTATGATGGTGCAAAACAGCTTAACTAGCCAACTCCATTTAGATGAATTAATGGCTTTGCAAACCAAAGAGAAAGTAGTGGTCATGGGTTTAAATGAAAGCTATTAAAAGCTGTTGGCAGCTATCTAAGGATATTTTCCTGGCGGCATTGGGTAAATTAGAGCAGCTGCCTGCACATAAGTCTTCAAACAGATTATGTGCAGATATCTTTTACCAGGTTGGTTTTGGATTTTGAGCTGTATCTTGGTTGATCTGATGATTGTAAAATGTTCGTGTGCTTTATTTAACTTGGTTTGCCTTCAGGCCTTTGGAATTAACTGCTAGCTTTGTAATGCGATCTTGTAGAGGAAATCTATCCGTCACTGGGCTTTCTAGATTTGTAACTTATATATGTGAAGATATAATACATGATTGACCTACAGCTGATTATGTTCCCTCAGTTTCTTTACAACTTACATACAGAAAAACTGAAGATGAAAATCAatcatatcaaaattcaagttaATATCACAGTATTGTGCTTCCTTGTTCAAGCTCTCGGTAAAAGATATTGGGTATTTCTTTTGAGAAGTGACCATCGAAACTTTTGGCATTCTCAATGAAGCATGCTTGAACCACCGAAGAGTAGTTGTCTATCAATCAAAATTGCTGCAAAAATATCTGAGTCCACAAGAGTGCTGGTACTCTAATTGGTCAACAATTGTGATTGTGTCAAAGAAACAACTTCCGTATTGTATGAATGTCTACTCTTCTTGTATCTAGTGAAGGATGGTCATGTTATCTAATCATGATATTGCTTTATGTGGAAGAGGAGATCTTGTTCAAGTGGAACGGTGTATCTCTTCATTCTGGAGGCATTTGGTTACTCCTTTACTTGGACTAGAGAATATCATTTATGGGGTTGGACAAAAAGAAGTATTCTGGCAGAAAAGTATCATGAGCAAGAAAGATAAGGTCAACTTTTGCTGACGTGAGATTTAAGTTGTTCCTCAATCCCCATTGTTTGAATGTAGAAACTAGTCATTTGATATGTCTTGTTCTAATGGTGTGTCTCTGTACATCACTATACAGTGCACACTAGTCTTTGGCATATTATGACTTCTATGTACCATAGGGAATATTTAATTTAGGCCtttgttttttaatgttatatttgttGCTTGATATATCATTTTACTCTTTTCCATTTACATGATGctattttattaacattattttcatgTCCACTGACAAGTCGCAATGCCAATTCGACAGGTTTTGGGCTATTCCTGATCCACTTGATAGGGATAATGTTTCACCTGAGAAGCATCGATCAGAAGTACTACATCCTACAGTTGATTGTGAGAAGAAGGCAAGTTAGAAGGATAGGGCTTTTGAAGCTCCACTGACTTtgtaaaacttattaataaaattgggTATTCTGTTACAGGAGGCTTCCTTCCAGACAGGGGACATCCTTTCTCAAGTTTCACAAACTCATGATGTAATCATGTAAGTTGCATGTTGTGAtgatttgttaaaaataaggaTTCAGGACAAAATCCTGGTTCTTCAATTGTATATTTCTTGATCTTTAAACTAAAAGCCCCTGGTGACATCAGCTATGTAAAATGCGTTTGAAGTctttgtttgataaatttgtgTCAAATGATTACAGGACATTGGACAAAACAATCTCTTCATTGGAGATGCAGCTAGCAGCAGCTAGGGCTGCCAAAGGTGATTCTGAGGAAGCTTCTCCGGTTGTTACAAAATTGGGAACTGAGAACTTGAAGGCACGTCGGAAGGTTTTCTTTGTCATGGGAATCATTACTGCATTCAGCAGCAGGAAGCGAAGAGATTCGATCAGGGAAACTTGGATGCCTAAAGGTTTAGAGCATAAGAAGAACTATTCTACTTTTCTCTCATCTACATCATTATGGTTTGAAATAGGTGTATGTTTACACTAGTTGGctattgtttattttaggGGATGGCTTACTGAAGTTGGAGAATGAGAAGGGAATAATAATGCGGTTTGTTATAGGACATAGGTTGGTTTACTTGAAAGTGCaagttattaattatcatactAATTAGCTTACTTCAGAGTGTTAGTATTGACAAAATATCTTTTACTAAATTTTGTGGTCATCAGTGCAACTGCTGGTGGTGTTCTGGATCGGGCTATTGATGCAGAAGATGAGCAGCACAAGGACTTCCTGCGACTGGTATGTATACCGATTCAAATGTGTGTGGCTGGGAGACTGGGAGACAGAACTACATTGTCATCACATTTTTTAGTTTCCAAAGAGATTAGACCAAATTATATCCATCTATTGTGAAGCTTAGTAAGAGTTACTGTTACTTTTATTGCAGAATCACATAGAAGGATATCACGAATTGTCATCGAAAACCCAAATATACTTCTCAACAGCTGTTGCCAAGTGGGATGCTGACTTCTATATTAAAGTTGATGATGACGTGCATGTGAATCTTGGTGAGTGTATCTTGCATTTGAACGCATCTGCTCACTATTCGGAGAAGAGCGTGAATAGATTTGATTTCAAGGTCTTTGAATTAGTTTCAACATTGAACAGGCATGGTTGGTTCTACTTTGGCCCGTCATAGATCCAAACCACGTGTTTACATTGGTTGTATGAAGTCTGGACCTGTTCTGGGACAAAAGTAGGGAATGGAAAATGTAACTTTTCTGAATTCTTTCGGGTTTTCAAAAATTCACATTAGTTATCTAATTTAGTACCTCTggatataaaaatatgcagAGGGGTCAAGTACCATGAGCCAGAATATTGGAAATTTGGCGAGGAGgggaataaatattttaggcATGCAACAGGGCAAATATATGCAATCTCCAAAGATTTGGCAACCTATATTTCGGTAAATAGGTTAGTCTCTATGTGAATAATCATTCTGTCATCACTATCAAGtcttattgttttaattagtatGACTTCACTCTCCAGGCACATACTCCATAGATATGCAAATGAAGACGTCTCTCTAGGTTCTTGGTTTATTGGGCTTGATGTAGAGCACATTGATGATCGAAGCCTCTGCTGTGGGACTGCCCCTGGTATGACTGTGATGCCTATTAATGCTCCATATATACATGGTTAACTCACCTTTTTACTTTCTCCTTTGTTAATCAAGGTAGTGACAAGAGTTAAATGTATGATTAATAGATTGTGAGTGGAAGGCTCAAGCAGGAAATCCTTGTGCTGCGTCATTTGATTGGAGCTGCAGTGGCGTATGCAAGTCAGTGGAGCGAATGGGAGAGGTACACCAGCGGTGTGGTGAGGGCGATGAAGCGATCTGGCATACAAGTTTC encodes:
- the LOC102625445 gene encoding beta-1,6-galactosyltransferase GALT31A, which encodes MGSLFFSLPQKAANGVSTRWVYVFCIASFFLGVVVINRFWAIPDPLDRDNVSPEKHRSEVLHPTVDCEKKEASFQTGDILSQVSQTHDVIMTLDKTISSLEMQLAAARAAKGDSEEASPVVTKLGTENLKARRKVFFVMGIITAFSSRKRRDSIRETWMPKGDGLLKLENEKGIIMRFVIGHSATAGGVLDRAIDAEDEQHKDFLRLNHIEGYHELSSKTQIYFSTAVAKWDADFYIKVDDDVHVNLGMVGSTLARHRSKPRVYIGCMKSGPVLGQKGVKYHEPEYWKFGEEGNKYFRHATGQIYAISKDLATYISVNRHILHRYANEDVSLGSWFIGLDVEHIDDRSLCCGTAPDCEWKAQAGNPCAASFDWSCSGVCKSVERMGEVHQRCGEGDEAIWHTSF